The genomic DNA ACATCCCGGCTCCGCACTTACTAACACTTACACTTACTAACACTGTTCATTCCTACTCATGTCTCTTCCTTGTAACCCACTTGTGCCTGGTCTGGTTGCAGACCTGGCAGCACTAGAACTTGGGTGGTTTTCTTCTATCCCTGCAGACTCCAAAGACCCTGTGCGTGGGCTACACCCTAGACATGAGGACGGTGGTTTGTCATTTGAGGAGGATGTTTCCTGAAGCTCCCCTGGTGGCCGTTGGTTCATCCTTAGGAGCGTAAGTGAGTCTGAGGGAAATGCCTGTGTGAGAGTCATGGACACAGTCCCATCATGGGGCATCAACATCTACTCTTACCTCTTCATGTGCCATTCACCCATACACAACCTTCCTTTTCAGTTTGTCAGTTCAAAGCCAGTACGGTCCTTCCACCCATAAGGACAACCTGAGCAGCTCTATATTTATCCTggttgccaaataaaaaaaaatggttacaaGGCACTGGTTTAGGGGGGAGTTTCACTCTATTTAGAGGGTTTTGATGACCCACCATAGATCCATTTTGGATCATGAACAATAGATTTAGAATCCCCATAGGAAGGTTACAAGGAATTGAGTGATACCTGCTACTAAGACCCAAATGCCCTTTGGCCCCAGACttataatttaatatttccttttttaggGTGATCCTTCTCAATTACTTGGCTGATTATGGTGCCTCCTCCCATCTCCAAGCTGCCGTCTCCTTGTCTCCTCTGTGGAACTTGTTTCAGTCAGATGTGTCTCTGTCAGAACCCCTCAATCATTGGCTGCTCCACAAGACCATCATTCAGGGGGTAAAGAAGACAATGAGGAGGTAGGTGCCCTTGTCTTCGTCAGGGGATAATTAACCAAAGGGCGGTTTCTTAATGATATCTTGTAAACGGGGCTCTCAGTGTTTCTGGTCTATACTCTCCCAATATGTCTGTAGTGTTACTACCTGAAAGGAAACtgaaagttaaaaataattcCAGCAAAACAGAAATACAATGAAATCTCAGTTCAAAattccatgattttacattttccttcattTGACACTGTTGCTttttggtcccaccaatatataatgcatcttGCCCTTACTGGGTGCTCCTTCCAGTTCTCTTGTTGGTGGCTCAGCGTGTTCTCTCCTTACAGATATTGCTCGGTCATTTCCCAGAAGGTGGATGTAGATCATGTCCTTGAGGTGAGGGGTCtccacatttcccctttaaatggagaaACTGCAACATGTCTCACTTCTGCTCCTCCATCTCCTGGGCTCGTTCCCACTTCCATTGCCCTCCAATGGGTGGGGGAAAGCGTTAAAGGATCTTCTGGGGGTTCCTGTGGGTCAGGATGGTGCTGTCTATAAGGATCCCTGGGGGTGCTGTGACCCCTGGTTCTTTTTATTAGGAGTAGTTTACATACGGACACATCTCCAGTTCTGCCAGGCAATGGCCATTGTTGGCTTCTTCTAGGATTATGGGGGACCCAGGGCTGCAGATAAAGGAAGTTGCAGTCACACATGGAACAATGGAGACTTTTGCAAGGCTGATACTACACTGAGTATCCTGCTTGCTCCTATTACTTATATACTCACCCCCACAGGATCATGGGATTATTCTTTTAATTCTCAGCTGTTTCCTCTAACTCTGCCCTCCCCCCATCTCCCAATCCAGGCGCAGACTCTCAGGGAATACGATGAGCGCTACACCGCACCCGCCTACGACTACCAGTCCTGTGATGAATATTATCATAAAGCAAGTCCAGACCATCGACTCGGGGAGATTCGGACCCCTGTGCTCTGTCTCTGCTCACTGGACGATCCCTTCTCCCCCAGCAATGGTGAGTTCCTTCTGGACTGGACCCTGTTTTCCTATAATGGGGTATTTATGTGCAACACCAGGGGGCAGCAGAGAACAGGAGGCACCAGCTATAACTGCCCCTGTATTTCCATTGATAAGTCATATAGTTGTGATAATTGCCTGTAATTAGTTCACATCACAGTAAAACTTTCcctttcattcatttcatttattattgttatgtCTAGAACTGCAACTTGCACTGTACTTGGACTATTTCTACTATTCCTACTGTTACTATATCCCCATCGCtctactccctactatacctgctatcccacagtcacactcccttcccagagactattgtccactgttactataggcaccatctctccctactatacctgctatcccacagtcacactcccttcccagagactattatccactgttactataggcaccatctctccctactatacctgctatccacagtcacactcccttcccagagactattatccactgttactataggcaccatctctccctactatacctgctatcccacagtcacactcccttcccagagactattatccactgttactatagacacattctccctactatacctgctatcccacagtcacactcccttcccagagactattatccactgttactatagacaccatctctccctactatacctgctatcccacagtcacactcccttcccagagactattatccactgttactatagacaccatctctccctactatacctgctatcccacagtcacactcccttcccagagactattatccactgttactatagacaccatctctccctactatacctgctatcccacagtcacactcccttcccagagactattatcccactgttactataggcaccatctctccctactatacctgcttatcccacagtcacactcccttcccagagactattatccactgttactatagacacatctctccctactatacctgctatcccacagtcacactcccttcccagagactattatccactgttactatagacaccatctctccctactatacctgctatcccacagtcacactcccttcccagagactattatcccactgttactataggcaccatctctccctactatacctgtatcccacagtcacactcccttcccagagactattatcccactgttactatagacaccatctctccctactatacctgttatcccacagtcacactcccttcccagagactattatccactgttactatagacaccatctctccctactatacctgctatcccacagtcacactcccttcccagagactattatccactgttactataggcaccatctctccctactatacctgctatcccacagtcacactcccttcccagagactattatccactgttactatagacaccatctctccctactatacctgctatcccacagtcacactcccttcccagagactattatccactgttactatagacaccatctctccctactatacctgctatcccacagtcacactcccttcccagagactattatcccactgttactataggcaccatctctccctactatacctgctatcccacagtcacactcccttcccagagactattatccactgttactatagacacatctctccctactatacctgctatcccacagtcacactcccttcccagagactattatccactgttactataggcaccatctctccctactatacctgctatcccacagtcacactcccttcccagagactattatccactgttactatagacaccatctctccctactatacctgctatcccacagtcacactcccttcccagagactattatccactgttactatagcaccatctctccctactatacctgctatcccacagtcacactcccttcccagagactattatccactgttactataggcaccatctctccctactatacctgctatcccacagtcacactcccttcccagagactattatccactgttactataggaccatctctccctactatacctgctatcccacagtcacactcccttccagagactatatccactgttactatagacacatctctccctactataccgctaTCCCcagtccactcccttcccaggactattatccactgttactataggcacatctctccctactatacctgtatcccacagtcacactcccttccagagactattatccactgttactataggcacatctctccctactatacctgctatcccacagtcacactcccttcccagagactattatccactgttactatagcacatctctccctactatacctgctatcccacagtcacactccttccagagactattatccactgttactatagacaccatctctcctactatacctgctatcccacagtcacaccttcccagagactattatccactgttactatagcacctctctccctactatactgctatccacatcacactcccttcaggactattatccactgttactataggcaccattctccctactatacctgtatccacagtcacactcccttcccagagactattatccactgttactatagaccatctctcctactatacctgctatccacagtcacactcccttccagagactatatccactgttactatagacacatctctcctactatacctgctatccccagtcacactcccttcccagagactattatccactgttactatagacaccatctctccctactatacctgctatcccacagtcacactcccttcccagagactttatccactgttactatagcaccatctctccctactatacctgctatcccacagtcacactcccttcccagagacttttatccactgttactatagcaccatctctccctactatacctgctatcccacagtcacactcccttcccagagactttatccactgttactatagcaccatctctccctactatacctgtatcccacagtcacactcccttcccagagactattatccactgttactatagcacatctctccctactatacctgctatcccacagtcacactcccttcccagagactattatccactgttactatagcacatctctcctactatacctgctatccacagtcacactcccttcccagagactattatccactgttactatagacacatctctccctactatacctgctatcccacagtcacactcccttccagagactattatccactgttactatagacaccatctctccctactatacctgctatcccacagtcacactcccttcccagagactattatccactgttactatagacaccatctctccctactatacctgctatcccacagtcacactcccttcccagagactattatccactgttactataggcaccatctctccctactatacctgctatctcacagtcacagtcccttcccagagactattatccactgttactatagacacatctctccctactatacctgctatcccacagtcacactcccttcccagagactattatccactgttactatagacaccatctctccctactatacctgctatcccacagtcacactcccttcccagagactattatccactgttactatagacaccatctctccctactatacctgctatcccacagtcatactcccttcccagagactattatccactgttactatagacaccatctctccctactatacctgctatcccacagtcacactcccttcccagagactattatccactgttactatagacaccatctctccctactatacctgctatcccacagtcacactcccttcccagagactattatccactgttactatagacacatctctccctactatacctgctatcccacagtcacactcccttcccagagactattatcccactgttactatagacaccatctctccctactatacctgctatcccacagtcacactcccttcccagagactattgtcccactgttactatagacacatctctccctgtTATAGTAAAATACAACTGCTTTCACTGTGCTTGTATCAATGTTGTAACTATTATACTATAAATCTGCCTCCTGCTCTTCCCCCTATTGCAGCAATTCCATTGGCTGAGGTGTCGGCCAATCCCTGTGTTGCTCTGCTAATCACCACCCATGGGGGACACATTGGTTTTCTGGAAGATCTGATCCCAAACCACCAGCGTTACATGGACCGGGTCTTCCGACAGTTTGTGGTGGCAGTTTTGAAGCAGTGGGAGGAGCTGAAGATGAGAGAGAGTTAATGGGTGTCATTTATACGGCAATTGCAGAGAAACAACCTCTAAGTAactcagggggcagattcactccATTCAGGGGCCCCAGGAAGAGCAGAAGCCAAGGGCCCGCACTGCGGGAATATTAAACTTTGTGCCACCGAGTCTCCAGGTTCTGCTCCTTCATGGAACCCAATGGTCCTATCAACAAACCCCCTGCAGAGGGGATATCATGGGATGTGGGGGGGGCAGCCCCTCTTTACCCCTTTGGGCCCCTGGAGTGATTGATAGGTCCAGACTCAAGTTCTGAGAGATTTCGTCCTCATTTCTACTTGATCCCTGGGAAGGTGAAAGGTTCCCTCTGAAACCTGATTGGACAGAGATCAAGCGGAAATGTTTGCGCCCCATTGCGCCCCCTGCAGGGATTGTGTGAGACTTGACTCAGTTTATTTGTATTGTCCTAGAATTATAGAAATAACTCCGCACCCAAGAGCTAACAGTCTAAATAGCAAA from Xenopus laevis strain J_2021 chromosome 5S, Xenopus_laevis_v10.1, whole genome shotgun sequence includes the following:
- the abhd1.S gene encoding abhydrolase domain containing 1 S homeolog (The RefSeq protein has 1 substitution compared to this genomic sequence), whose product is METPEGTTGCWSPSLPSFLLGVTAAFLGYYWMCICKKPTIVSSKPLRLLLERYCPVASEKFYPTIWCFEGRMQTALWIHFVRKPIMSYRNEVIAAEDGGQLSLDWKDNEESSQFPDGATRPIAIILPGLNGNSQKIYILNLVKTAMEAGYRAVVINNRGFGGEQVLTPKTLCVGYTLDMRTVVCHLRRMFPEAPLVAVGSSLGAVILLNYLADYGASSHLQAAVSLSPLWNLFQSDVSLSEPLNHWLLHKTIIQGVKKTMRRYCSVISQKVDVDHVLEAQTLREYDERYTAPAYDYQSCDEYYHKASPDHRLGEIRTPVLCLCSLDDPFSPSNAIPLAEVSANPCVALLITTHGGHIGFLEDLIPNHQRYMDRVFRQFVVAVLKQWEELKMRES
- the abhd1.S gene encoding abhydrolase domain containing 1 S homeolog isoform X1, translating into METPEGTTGCWSPSLPSFLLGVTAAFLGYYWMCICKKPTIVSSKTLRLLLERYCPVASEKFYPTIWCFEGRMQTALWIHFVRKPIMSYRNEVIAAEDGGQLSLDWKDNEESSQFPDGATRPIAIILPGLNGNSQKIYILNLVKTAMEAGYRAVVINNRGFGGEQVLTPKTLCVGYTLDMRTVVCHLRRMFPEAPLVAVGSSLGAVILLNYLADYGASSHLQAAVSLSPLWNLFQSDVSLSEPLNHWLLHKTIIQGVKKTMRRRRLSGNTMSATPHPPTTTSPVMNIIIKQVQTIDSGRFGPLCSVSAHWTIPSPPAMQFHWLRCRPIPVLLC